The following are encoded in a window of Montipora capricornis isolate CH-2021 unplaced genomic scaffold, ASM3666992v2 scaffold_451, whole genome shotgun sequence genomic DNA:
- the LOC138036024 gene encoding TNF receptor-associated factor 4-like, which translates to MSALVDVDGDCPLAIVPCQYTDMGCKFKGRRNEMDKHVQENMQLHLDLAHLRIRELEQRQEYVCTNGKFLWKISSYLQLFQQSATKKEKEKLCSPPFYTGQYGYKLRAEAFLNGLGQGKGTHLSLYVVIMKGEYDAILPWPFQQRVDFVLIDQDDEIGVRQNKIWRLSCDRDSDYFKRPNKVKSLGFGCPKFVFLDTLKTRHYIRDNTIFIRIDVDPVDAS; encoded by the exons ATGTCAGCACTTGTGGATGTTGATGGGGATTGCCCTTTAGCAATTGTACCATGTCAGTACACGGATATGGGGTGTAAATTTAAG GGAAGGAGAAACGAAATGGACAAACATGTCCAAGAGAATATGCAGCTTCACTTGGATCTGGCCCATCTGAGAATAAGAGAACTTGAACAGAGGCAAGAATATGTTTGCAcaaatggcaaatttttgtggaaaatctCTAGCTATTTGCAACTGTTTCAACAGTCTGCCACcaagaaggaaaaagaaaaactctgtaGCCCACCATTTTACACTGGACAGTATGGTTACAAGTTGCGGGCAGAAGCTTTCTTGAATGGCCTCGGGCAAGGAAAAGGAACTCATCTTTCACTATACGTGGTTATAATGAAAGGCGAATATGATGCCATTCTCCCGTGGCCATTTCAGCAACGAGTTGACTTTGTTCTTATTGATCAAGATGACGAAATTGGTGTGCGTCAGAATAAAATTTGGAGACTGTCATGCGATCGCGATAGTGATTACTTCAAGAGACCCAACAAAGTAAAGAGCCTTGGGTTTGGTTGCCCGAAGTTTgtgtttttagatacacttaAAACAAGACATTACATACGAGACAATACCATCTTCATTAGAATAGACGTAGACCCCGTAGATGCATCTTGA